A window of Carassius auratus strain Wakin unplaced genomic scaffold, ASM336829v1 scaf_tig00055732, whole genome shotgun sequence genomic DNA:
tacacatttatgaattttgatagaaaaaaaaatagattatgagaataattttttttttctttctttttttatctgtggTGGAAATACGATTTAATTTGACGTTAATATTAAAACTACAGGTTTTAACCAGGATCCTACATATATTTAGGCCatcaaaaatgatatttttcttttcttgctgTATATTGATAAGCAGATAACTATAATACATAGATATatagttgatggtagccattgtcttccatatttccatttttcaccatactatggaagtcaatgcaAACTGTTTGGTCGCCgaaattcttcagaatatcttctttggtgctcaacagaagaaaaaacaaactcaaacaGCTCTGGAACAacttgggggtgagtaaatgataatttTCGGATGAACTTTCccttaaaatattacatatgcaaaaaataagaacatcattCAAAAAAGCATGGAGCTGTGGAGGAAGAGATGGACAGTATCAAAACCAACTCACCTGAAGTCCTGAGTCCACCTCAAATGGACCCGAAGTGTTGCTGcacaaaaaaaatgtgattatcaAAAAAGGTATCACGATTTACATCACAAACCAAATATAATTATACCTctcttttattagattttagataaGATGAAGACAGTTTAAATACAAACCCTTCACCTTTTATGTCTCTTGagttatgtaaatgtataaagtCCAATTATATGAGTCTCTGTCTTTAGTTAAACACGCAAAAGAGCCGGTCTGGATGTGTGAGACTCTCTTTTTCATATAGCTTCTGCTCCTCATGATTCTACTGATTTAATCCGATCAGACCGTGCGGCCCCCCTGCATGGGCGCTGAATTAACTTAGTCACGATTCCATGGAACCAGGCTTcagcctccaaaaaaaaaaaacggctcaGATTTTCCACATGCTGGGAAAATAAGAAGATCGGGCCCTTTCATTCTCGCTGTGAGGGCCATCACTCAAGGAAAGCCCGCTCTGGCAGGTGTTTGTGTTTGAATTCACCTGCAGTGGTGTCTCACCCTCAGATATTAATGAGATTTCTTCTGCTTTGCCTTAAGAGGGAAACACAGGCCCTCAAACCCGCACACACTCAAGGATACTCTCTCAGCTGCGGTCCAAGATAGCTCAGAAACCGCAAAAAGGAATGGTCATGATTAATAATGTAGTGCTTGACCAAAAACAGATGTAGCTTGTGGACATTTTGAAAGCATCTGTATCTCACAGGAGAGCTTGAACCTGAATGGGGCTGTTCTTCTCTAGCATGTTAGAAAGTACACTCTTTGCTATTTTTCCATTTGGGGGTAAAAGAACCAGCCAATGCATCTGcatgtaatatgtatataaaaaatatgattactAATGCATTCAGAGACATTATCCAAAACAGTATTACAAGAATCATAACTAATGACTTGGCTTGTAGCCTGTATGGGGTTAATCAACAATTAGTGTACTCGATCTAGTAAACATAAAGTCAAGTATGCACTGTCAGTAATATTTGGAGTGAATAAgtctaataagaaataaaatatgaatagttAAAGGATGTTAAAGGATGTGTATCACATACAGAAAAGAAAACGTATGAATGTAAACATACGGAGATCTTGtgcccaaaaaaaaaatgcattaatctcCGCGGCGCCGCTAGTGGACGCTTTTAGTACGTCATAATACAGCCTGGTGCATGTCAAATTTGATCCAATGAAATGATTGAGAGCGCGGACACGTGTCTCAGGTTGAACCAATGAATGTGCACACCCTTACGTTTCATCCAATGATAGAACAGAGAAGGCGGGACTTCAGTGTGTAGCGCGGCGGTCAAGGAAGCTTAGCTTGTGTGTTTATGCGCAACAAattcttatgtttttattacaaataatattaattcaCTGATGTGGAATAAACATTTGCAGCCTGGACAGCTTAAGCTCGAATACTAACGTGAGTAAAATATCTTAGACACGAATATGTGACCGTGATGGCGGGTGTACCGTGGAGTTGTGCTTGTTTACTGCCTTCAGTTTTAAATACAGCTAacgttaataataaaaaaaatatatatctgctaaataaaaaagtaatgatcTTTCATTGAGATTTTGTTTGGGCGTTTTGGGACCATCAAATCCCATTAGTAACAATTTAAGGGCGTCTTCAATTCCATAAATGGTTTGAGTGACCTGAAAACGTTTTTACATACTTTTCTCAATATGTATGCAGTAGACGTCACAATCAGAAGAATTAAGGGCCAGTATGGCAGTATTTGATCTCAATTCAACCTAAAAAAACACATAACTCATGCTACGAGAACCCTGGACTTGCGTTATAGTTCACAATGCATCAAAAAAGGACAATCTATTGTTTTGTCTATATATTCAAAACACTATTAGACCTTTTTTTCCCAAAAATACAATGCATGTTATCTTTTGAACACTCTCCATGAATATGAATAAAGATTTCTACAGATTTTTCATGATTTCATATATGCATCACTATTTCAAACGCACTCTCTGACTCTGACGAGTGCTCTTCttgcatattaataaattacagttgctctgtaaaatatttaaaaaatcagtcaccaaatatcaaaactacagtctttaaactttccaatGATTTATAGTTTGTCAGGATTACTTTAGGTTCAGACTAAGATATTACTGTCGATACTGTGCATATCATGAGTTCATGAcgtaaaagtttttgttttgcacAGGTCTCTTCTTGATCTCACGCTCTTGCTGAGATGTCTGGTTGCCAAGGCAACAGCGGCAGCATCACTGGGATGCTGAGTGCGCTCTGTGACTGCAGCCTTTCGGGGTTGTCATGGAAACGGCGCGCTCTGGGCGCAGCATCACGGGAGTCTGCGCGTAGGTCCCTGCGCAGGCGTGCGTACGGGGCGCTTCTCGCCGGACTCTTCCAGGACAGCTCACCCAAACCGCCGCCGAGCGCCCTGGCGAACACACCCGCCCATAATAAAATTCTGATGATCTCGTTCGACCTGCGCGTGTCTGGACACAATGAGGAGGCGGAGAGGCTGGAGGATCTCCTGGGTCAGCTACGGGACGGGGCAGACTCTTCGGGACTCTCCGAACTTGACTCGGTCTTGGAGCTCCTTGTGCAGCTGGCCGGGTCCGTGGCTCCGCTCCCTCAGTCTTTCAGTCACGACTATATGCGCCGGGAGCGTCCCGTGGAGCGCAGACCACCATTGGGCGGGTATCTGAGTCGGGACATGCAGCGGCTGGAGGAGAGGGCGTGGTCTTTGATCTGTGGTGAGGAATGGGGTGTTTTTGGGGGCATCTGTAGGACCCTGAGCATCATGGATGCTCCACCGGGCACTGGGCTGCTCGGATTGGGACGCAGACAGGATAGCGAGGAGAGGTTTGAAAGAGAGACCCGCCTGTCGCTGTTTGGTGCCCTACAGCACTCCAGAACCGCAGATATGGACGTCCGACTGGACCTGCCGCCCGTTCCAAGCAACGCAGACCTCACTGGACTCAGTATACGGGTCAAGATACTCAATTAGTATCAATACTAGTATTTTCTCCTAAAAACGGTGCGCTCTGGTAGCTTATATGCTCTTATATCTGCAGGTTCCTGTGTGTCTGGATCAGTCTGATGATGAAGGCTTCCAGTCCTCCTCTAATCTGACTCCAGATTCCCAATCCGAGACGAGTCCCAGCCCTGAGATCGACGTGTGGGAGGCCCTGCGGACATTCGTTCCCGGAAGACGACGCTGTTGGGAGAACATCGGCTGGTAAGAGAGAGATTCGACGAGGCTAGAATGTAAATATCTGCTGTGACTGACAGTAGTTTGATTTGATGATGGTTTCTTTGCATTAAAGCACTTAAACTGAATTGACCAAAGTTTGATTCagaattattttcaaaaatacattatcGATCAAAAATTCATAAACGCTTTGAATCAATGTATGCATGTCAAAAACCTGGTCTAAATGCTCATTCTTATATGTTTGAAATTAGTTTTGTACataatatagtttaataaaactgaaactataattaaaatttcacttgaagtgaaataaatattacaattaaataaaaatataaataaaaatgtaaaatccaTATAGATGCCAAGgtaatatttctttaatttaatttaatttaacttaatgtgctaaaatgactaaaactgaaagaaaaatgaataaaaactatatatatatatatatacaatttaaaacaatacacaacaaaattagtaAAATTCTAACTCAAGCTAAAATAGAAATGtcaaatctaaaaatgaaaacagattcaatatattaataactataatagtatctcagtgatacgaAATGACACAGGTGCCCAAATTGcttcacaaaacaaatattttaattttcagtttatttaatgttatttttttataaaattgtcaaaaggtttgttttgaaaaatatatcattaattattaaattaataataatattacaaatattatgtaataatgaaTACCTTGTATTCTAATTATCACAAtttattaaaaggatagttcacccagaaatgacagatctgtcatcatttcctcatccTAATGTTGTTAGACCTGACTGACTCTCTGCTGTGCGACACACAggaaaaagttacattttgtaGAATGCTGGTAACCACAATTTCCagttggttcccattgacttccattatatttttttatcatacaaTTGGAAGCAACActgttttggttaccaacatgcttcataatatacttttttttttgcgtttcaCAAGggaaaagaaagtcatgcaggtttggaactaaatgagagtgagtaaattatgactgaaatttccattttgggtgaattatccctttaaaaaatgCCAAATCAATGCATTCAATACCCCTCTGCCAACTGGTTTCAGAGAGGTAGTTTGAAGACGCTCCACATTTGTCATCCTCTCTCTCCTTCAGCCCGCCGGGTCAGAAGGAGCCTCCGTACCTGACGGAGGCTGGCAGAGAGGCGTTTGATCAGCTGTACCGACTGTGGGAGGGAGAAATGAGGAACATTCTGTCCACACAGACACCATCACCGCTCCTGCCGCTGCCGCTGGACTGTCAGAGTCAGCTGGTCAAAGACGTGCTCAACGTGCTGATCGGGGTCTCCTCTGTCACCTTCCCACTCAACGAGGTAGCAGAATCaaatatacaacaacaaaaaaacacatttgtgatgCATAACGGTATTTTATTATTAGGAAATCAAACAATAAGACCTTATTTAGTGACTTGCTTTATTCTTCTCTCAAGGCTAGTGTGCAGTTTGATGTTCGTCCGGATATATGTGTGTCCGGGACGTCCCCTGAGAGTGTGTCTCGTCTGCTGGGTGAGCTGGCGCAGTACGGCACACACTACCTGCGTCTGAGCCGCTTCTCCCTGAGCAGCACGAGTCAGAAGGGTCTCGTCTTCCAGGTGATGCATGCTTTACTTTAGGACTGATCTAGGAACAGTATTTCCCATCCTGTATATTTTGTCCTATAACAACATGTTACAcagatgcctgtgtgtgtgtgtgttaggcctTCACAGGTGGGCTGCGCCGTTACCTGCACTACTACAGAGCGTGTGTGCTGAGCACGCCAGCATCTCTCAGTCTCCTGACTATCGCTTGTCATTTCCGCAAGCTGGGCCGTCAGCTCAGGTAAATCTTCACAGAGTCATACAGTCACATGTAGTCCTGACAGCTGTGGTTTTGAATTGGCCATATGATGGAAGACAGGCACTTTgctttgtgttttttaataaaagggtctaaacattcaaatattaacAATGCAAAACTCCTGCCCTATTTCATTGAggacatttttgaaaattttcAAAGATGTCAAAGTCatgatttcacattttcacactAGCTTCAAAccagtgtgtggtgtgtgtgtgtgtgtgtgtgtgtgtgaaatgtataatttcatatatatatatatatatatatatatatatatatatatattatgaatatattatacatttatataatttacattatgtaaaatgtaattcaagtcatgtattatacttttaaaatctaaatattttatacttaaattataaagtaaatatgaaatgcatatttgatgtttttatttgataaatttttgtgtatatatatatatatatatatatatatatatatatatatatatatatatatatatatatatataatataaaaacacaaaatatgaatatacacaaaattaaatatataaaaaatacaatattgaaataaattatatatatatatttatttacatatgatatatatatatttacatatgatATATAAcacatgatatataaataaaattgtatatttaaattaggtattatatttttaaaatggaatGTTTCAAATTAtcattgtaataattaaataatttcttaaaatatttaaaaatgtataatttatgtttgtagatacgtttatatatttaataatgtgtgtgtgtgtgtgtgtgtgtgtgtgtgtgtgtgtgtatatatatatatatatatatatatagagagagagagagagagagagagagagagagagagagagagagtcacacacaagatataactatataaatacaaaagtatagatttaaaataaatagtattttatataaatattatttaaaaaatgtaattgtataattttttttgttggggcaagtggaaaaaaaaaccttgttgatGAACCCTGGATGTTATTATTGTCAGATTCAAGAGAAGAACTAACATGAATAGATGATGTAGTCTTTTCAGCAGCTcttaatcgtgtgtgtgtgtgtgtgtgtgtgtgtgtgttgatcaggTATCTGTCAGAGCTGTGTTGTTGTGGATGGAATTGGAGGCGTGGGACGAGCAACGTTCCCTGTggtaagaaacacacacacactcttgtcaCACACTTCTGTCAGAGCCATCAGCTTTGAAGAGACTGAAGACATTGTTTCCAGCTCAGACGTGCTGCAGGTGTGTGTTATCgtcagtgtgttgtgtgtgttcagggtgtAAAGCTGCTGTCGTGTCTGTATAATGAAGCTCAGAGTAACTGCAGTAATGAGAATCATCCGGTGCTGCTGTCGCTGCTGAAGAGCAGCTGTGAGCCCTACACACGGTGAGAAACTCATCTCTTACCTTCGCTTTTTATTTCTCCATCTATTATTCAACTCAGGAAGGTCACTTCAGAGCAGAGTGGGTTTTGACACCCTATATTTTCTGAGTGATTGAGACCATGAAATAAATGTTAGTGAGATACTGTAGTGTCTGACTGGCATTTAAATGCACAACACAGATTGTGTGCTATTATTTACTCGCCTTCATGTTGTCAACAAACCCGTGTGCTGTTATCTGTCTTGTGTGACGTGAATGGATGGAGAATCGTGATGTATAGAAGATGCGTCTGTCATGTACCAAGAACAAAATTGATAATCTTGCCTCTCGTTTAgagaaaattacttttattattttaataattaattcattttagcTTTCCTGTGTCACTAACAATGccgaggtcatgggtttgattctaGAATAATTTAGCTTTCTATTATAACAGTGTTTGTCTGATagctaactgtgtgtgtgtgtgtgtgtgtgtaggtttgtTTCAGACTGGGTGTACAGTGGCGTCTTTCGTGACGTATATAAAGAGTTTATGATCGAGGTCAATGAGGATTATTTGACCTACAGAGGTGAGCTTCTCAGTGTCATGCTTTAATTCTGTTAAATGATAACTCCATCTGATTTCTGCTGCATTATTATGGATGTCTTGTATTATCTTGATCGTGTGCAGTTAATCAATATGACATTCATGCTAAAGCcctttaaaaatgaatgcatcTGTTTCCTCAGATAAGAACTTCTGGACGCAGGGCTATACTCTGATTTCGTGTGATGCAGAGGACTGTGTGCCGGTGTTCCTCAACACATCGCCAATGACGTCTACGTCTGCGGGAAAACTATCAACCTGCTGAAAATCTGCTGCCCACAGGTGCTCCCTCCAACactttatatttagtcatttagcagatgcttttatccaaagcaacttaaaattAGGACAGTGGAAGCGATCAAAAACAAcagaagagcaatgatatataagtgctataacaagtcctCAGTTAGGTTAAAcgcaaataataaaaagaaatcagaATAGAAGAAGAATAGCGCAAGCCtggtgttagaggtctttttttataattgtataataaatgaaaagaaaatagaatacaacaaatataatatatatatagtataatgagggctgcacgatgtggtcgttttaagcatcgatatcgcgatgtacgaatccatgatagtcacatcgcaggatgtgcgatgtaggctgtcgtagttgatccgttattcattaactgtatgggccagagagAGCACACAAGaccgcgagagagagagagagcgtgagagaaaGAGCGTGCgccgagagagagcgagagagagagagagcgcgtgcgATTTGagcgagagaggagagagagagagcgcgatgCGAatgagcgcgagagagagaacgagcgcgagagagagagagagagcgagagagtggaGCGagcgagaagagagagagagagcgcgcgcgagaaagagagagagtgcgcgagagagagagagagcgagccccggccgcacgctcaatgtcttcaaacaacagCGGAGCGCTgtgcttgctctctctctccctcgcgcatattaatcaattgacacgatggtgtcaaagtttaaatcatttaaaatgagaatgtaagtgtgctcaccctatttttgtttgtaagaaaaaattagattagatttcatatcgcaatatatatcgcagaaaaataaatatcgcaatttaattttttcccaatatcgtgcagctctagtgtagaatagtgagtgctaaagtgagagggtcaaataaagatggaagaatgctttAGAATGCTTCATATACACAGCTGCTCAAAAGCTTTAGGTCTGTaagattttctttatatttttcgtctcttatgctcatcaagtctgcatttatcttctgaaaaattcaataaaaactgtaatatagtgcattattattattacattttaaaagacctgttttctattttaaatatattttaaaatgcaatttattcttgtgatcgaaactgaatttttagcatcgttactccagtcttcagagtcacatgatcttctaatatgctgatcagatatttaagaaacttttagcatcatcagtgttgaaaacagttggatattttggtggaaactgtaACACACtatccaggattctttgattaattgaAAAGCAGTACagctttataacattataaatgtctttactgtcacttctgatcagtttaatgtgtccttgctgaaagtacatttttaaaataaaaatacattttacagggTATAATTACAACAATTGATTCC
This region includes:
- the LOC113090489 gene encoding LOW QUALITY PROTEIN: gamma-tubulin complex component 6-like (The sequence of the model RefSeq protein was modified relative to this genomic sequence to represent the inferred CDS: inserted 2 bases in 2 codons; deleted 1 base in 1 codon), whose product is MSGCQGNSGSITGMLSALCDCSLSGLSWKRRALGAASRESARRSLRRRAYGALLAGLFQDSSPKPPPSALANTPAHNKILMISFDLRVSGHNEEAERLEDLLGQLRDGADSSGLSELDSVLELLVQLAGSVAPLPQSFSHDYMRRERPVERRPPLGGYLSRDMQRLEERAWSLICGEEWGVFGGICRTLSIMDAPPGTGLLGLGRRQDSEERFERETRLSLFGALQHSRTADMDVRLDLPPVPSNADLTGLSIRVPVCLDQSDDEGFQSSSNLTPDSQSETSPSPEIDVWEALRTFVPGRRRCWENIGCPPGQKEPPYLTEAGREAFDQLYRLWEGEMRNILSTQTPSPLLPLPLDCQSQLVKDVLNVLIGVSSVTFPLNEASVQFDVRPDICVSGTSPESVSRLLGELAQYGTHYLRLSRFSLSSTSQKGLVFQAFTGGLRRYLHYYRACVLSTPASLSLLTIACHFRKLGRQLRYLSELCCVDGIGGVGRATFPVGVKLLSCLYNEAQSNCSNENHPVLLSLLKSSCEPYTRFVSDWVYSGVFRDVYKEFMIEVNEDYLTYRDKNFWTQGYTLISCDAEDCVPVFLXHIANDVYVCGKTINLLKICCPQHYIFWSDVPVPRIAVTFXLQEVEEIERDCAVYRGRMQTIARHSAISREEKAMRTEQARQELINQVRVTAAKTLERIRGQKS